One Arthrobacter sp. FW306-07-I genomic window carries:
- a CDS encoding dynamin family protein has translation MTSHNDYHRSAQTDRAPQTAPQAAAAVTLLEEVRAGLEDVALPLALPGAEQARRETSAARAQLDDYILPRYRSLDAPLLAVVGGSTGAGKSTLVNGLVGHPVTRAGAIRPTTRQPILLHNPAEASWFDGQRVLPGLSRIRGTLAAGPVPMAPAGAPDNAVDSLVLLADPAVPAGIALLDAPDVDSISDQNRLLAGQLLAAADLWVFVTTANRYADAVPWKLLLDAASRDITVAVVLDRVPQGAEAEVSQDLRGLLDREGLSGSRLFVIRETALDQGGMLPAGTVDELRGWLSSLAADAAGRADVARRTLNGTVRALAQRMTEIAEAVREQERAAARLEADAVAAYGDAATRILDATRDGALLRGEVLARWQDFVGTGEFFRTLEQNVGRFRDRMGAFFRGEPAPAVRVEAAIETGLQAVIVDEAANAAEDTDQRWRSDPAGRQLLGREDLSGTAPGFADRAAAEIRAWQEALMELIRTEGQGRRTQARWLSFGINGLGAALMIVVFSMTAGLTGLEIGVAGGTAVVGQRLLEAVFGEDAVRRMADKAREDLAARCQQLLTDEQQKFLQRLPEDNPNLAQRLAGQAGELARLAGKA, from the coding sequence GTGACCTCCCACAACGATTACCACCGGTCCGCACAGACGGACCGCGCCCCCCAGACGGCGCCGCAGGCCGCGGCGGCGGTGACGCTGCTGGAAGAGGTCCGTGCCGGCCTGGAGGATGTCGCGCTGCCGCTGGCCCTGCCGGGTGCCGAGCAGGCGCGGCGGGAGACGTCCGCGGCGAGAGCCCAGCTGGATGACTACATCCTTCCCCGGTACCGCAGCCTGGACGCCCCGCTGCTCGCCGTCGTCGGCGGTTCCACCGGAGCGGGAAAGTCCACCCTGGTGAATGGCCTCGTGGGCCACCCTGTGACCCGCGCCGGCGCCATCCGTCCTACCACCCGCCAACCCATCCTGCTGCACAACCCCGCTGAGGCAAGCTGGTTTGATGGCCAGCGCGTCCTGCCGGGACTGAGCCGGATCCGGGGCACCCTGGCGGCCGGTCCAGTGCCCATGGCTCCGGCCGGCGCTCCGGACAACGCGGTCGACTCGCTGGTCCTGCTGGCCGATCCGGCGGTGCCGGCGGGCATCGCGCTCCTTGACGCACCGGATGTCGACTCCATTTCCGACCAGAACCGCCTGCTGGCAGGGCAGCTGCTGGCGGCGGCGGACCTGTGGGTGTTTGTTACCACCGCCAATCGGTACGCGGACGCCGTTCCCTGGAAGCTCCTCCTGGACGCCGCCTCCCGGGACATCACCGTGGCGGTGGTGCTGGACCGCGTGCCCCAGGGCGCTGAGGCCGAAGTGAGCCAGGACCTTCGCGGACTCCTCGACCGCGAAGGACTCTCCGGAAGCCGCCTCTTCGTCATCCGGGAAACCGCCCTGGACCAGGGCGGCATGCTGCCCGCGGGAACAGTCGACGAGCTGCGCGGATGGCTGTCGTCGCTGGCCGCTGACGCCGCCGGCAGGGCCGACGTCGCCCGGCGGACCCTGAACGGCACCGTCCGCGCCCTGGCCCAGCGCATGACGGAGATCGCGGAGGCAGTCCGCGAACAGGAACGGGCAGCTGCACGGCTCGAAGCGGACGCCGTGGCAGCCTACGGTGATGCGGCCACCCGGATCCTCGACGCCACCAGGGACGGAGCGCTGCTGCGCGGCGAAGTGCTGGCGCGCTGGCAGGACTTTGTGGGCACCGGTGAATTCTTCCGGACACTTGAGCAGAACGTGGGCCGGTTCAGGGACCGCATGGGCGCCTTCTTTAGGGGTGAACCGGCGCCCGCGGTCCGGGTTGAAGCAGCCATTGAGACCGGGCTGCAGGCGGTGATCGTCGACGAAGCAGCCAATGCCGCAGAGGACACGGACCAGCGTTGGCGTTCAGATCCGGCAGGCCGCCAGCTGTTGGGCCGGGAGGATTTGTCCGGCACGGCCCCAGGCTTCGCCGACCGCGCGGCAGCCGAAATCCGCGCCTGGCAGGAAGCGTTAATGGAGCTGATCCGCACGGAAGGGCAGGGCAGGCGCACGCAGGCACGGTGGTTGTCCTTCGGCATCAACGGGCTCGGTGCCGCGCTGATGATCGTGGTGTTTTCGATGACGGCCGGACTGACTGGTCTTGAGATCGGTGTCGCGGGCGGCACCGCCGTCGTGGGCCAGCGCCTGCTCGAGGCCGTGTTCGGCGAGGACGCGGTGCGCCGCATGGCGGACAAGGCCCGTGAGGACCTGGCGGCTCGCTGCCAACAACTGCTGACGGATGAACAGCAGAAGTTCCTGCAGCGGCTGCCGGAGGACAATCCCAACCTCGCGCAGCGGCTTGCCGGCCAGGCCGGGGAACTCGCGCGGCTGGCGGGAAAGGCGTGA